In a single window of the Sediminicoccus sp. KRV36 genome:
- the recG gene encoding ATP-dependent DNA helicase RecG, translating into MNPSVSLSNLFEPLETLPGVGPKRAALIAKACGGPRILDLLFHLPDRIAARMRVTHASLAPADQDAVLRVTPISSRTALSRATRRRYVELRTAEEVTLRFMQSNLGWIERLLPQGEARWISGRIRPEGDGWSCINPDVAADDAALPSLEAIWPLTDGLKRGHLAPAMVAALQRLPEMEEWQDAPLLARESWPGFAGALRALHTPQTRPDQKPWERLAYDEALAGQLALALLRRRNREAPGRPLAGDGALRGEALARFGHPPTPDQAKALAEISADLSAPHRMLRLLQGDVGSGKTLVAVLAMLQAVEAGAQAAIMAPTEILARQHLRTLEKLCPVPVALLAGSVKGPERRRVLRGFADGSIRIAIGTHALFQQGVEFRDLGLAVVDEQHRFGVAQRLELAGKGALADMLVMTATPIPRTLQLTQWGEMRVSRIAGKPAGRQPIATRIASGARLPEIIARMRQALERGERAYWVVRAITGGEHDDSIAAETRFAELSELFPGRVGLAHGELEMDRREQALADFATGRTQILVATTVIEVGVDVPEATIILIEQAERFGLSALHQLRGRVGRGSKPSSCLLVHSEQLSERERERLLILRDTEDGFVIAEEDLRLRGGGEALGTRQAGQAQFRLGLRGEDEAAASRAATRQNALIEMAAGDAEVLLTRDPHLTSPRGVAARQLLRLFDKEGAVALLAAG; encoded by the coding sequence GTGAACCCGAGTGTCAGCCTCTCGAACCTGTTTGAACCGCTCGAAACCCTGCCGGGGGTCGGGCCGAAGCGTGCTGCCCTCATCGCCAAGGCCTGCGGCGGGCCGCGGATTCTGGACCTGCTGTTTCATCTGCCCGACCGGATCGCGGCACGAATGCGCGTGACGCATGCCTCCCTGGCGCCAGCCGATCAGGACGCCGTGCTGCGCGTAACGCCCATCAGCAGTCGCACGGCGCTCAGCCGCGCCACCCGCCGCCGCTATGTGGAGTTGCGCACCGCCGAGGAAGTGACCCTGCGTTTCATGCAATCCAACCTGGGCTGGATCGAGCGGCTGCTGCCGCAGGGGGAAGCGCGCTGGATTTCGGGCCGTATTCGCCCTGAGGGCGATGGCTGGTCCTGCATCAACCCCGATGTGGCGGCAGATGATGCAGCGCTGCCGAGCCTGGAAGCCATCTGGCCGCTGACCGATGGGTTGAAGCGCGGGCATCTCGCGCCGGCGATGGTCGCGGCACTGCAACGCCTTCCGGAGATGGAAGAATGGCAGGATGCCCCCTTGTTGGCGCGCGAATCCTGGCCCGGCTTTGCCGGGGCACTGCGCGCCCTGCATACGCCCCAAACCCGCCCGGATCAGAAGCCATGGGAACGCCTGGCCTATGACGAGGCACTGGCCGGGCAATTGGCCTTGGCCCTGCTGCGCCGGCGCAACCGTGAGGCCCCGGGCCGCCCACTGGCCGGCGATGGCGCGCTGAGGGGCGAGGCCCTGGCCCGATTCGGCCATCCCCCCACACCGGACCAGGCCAAGGCCCTGGCCGAAATTTCGGCCGATCTCTCCGCCCCGCACCGCATGCTGCGTCTGCTTCAAGGCGATGTTGGCTCGGGCAAGACGCTGGTCGCGGTACTGGCCATGCTCCAGGCGGTGGAAGCCGGCGCCCAGGCGGCCATCATGGCGCCCACGGAAATCCTGGCGCGGCAGCATTTGCGCACGCTGGAGAAGCTCTGCCCGGTGCCGGTGGCGCTGCTGGCCGGGTCGGTCAAGGGGCCAGAACGCCGGCGGGTGCTGCGGGGCTTCGCGGATGGCTCCATCAGGATTGCCATCGGCACCCACGCACTGTTCCAGCAGGGGGTGGAGTTCCGGGACCTCGGCCTGGCCGTGGTAGATGAGCAGCATCGCTTCGGCGTGGCCCAGCGCCTCGAGCTGGCCGGCAAGGGCGCCTTGGCGGATATGCTGGTGATGACCGCCACCCCCATCCCGCGCACGCTGCAACTCACGCAATGGGGCGAAATGCGGGTCAGCCGCATTGCGGGCAAGCCGGCCGGCCGCCAACCCATCGCAACCCGCATCGCCAGCGGCGCGCGCCTGCCCGAAATCATCGCCCGCATGCGCCAGGCACTGGAACGGGGTGAGCGCGCCTATTGGGTGGTGCGGGCCATCACCGGCGGTGAGCATGATGACAGCATCGCGGCGGAGACCCGCTTCGCCGAACTCTCCGAGCTGTTTCCGGGCCGCGTCGGCCTCGCCCATGGCGAATTGGAGATGGACCGGCGCGAACAGGCCCTGGCGGATTTCGCGACGGGCCGGACGCAGATCCTGGTGGCGACCACCGTCATCGAGGTGGGCGTGGATGTGCCCGAAGCCACCATCATCCTGATCGAGCAGGCCGAGCGCTTTGGCCTCTCGGCCCTGCACCAGCTGCGCGGCCGGGTCGGGCGCGGGTCCAAGCCCTCCTCCTGCCTCCTGGTGCATTCCGAGCAGCTCTCCGAGCGCGAGCGCGAGCGACTGCTCATCCTGCGCGACACGGAGGATGGCTTTGTCATCGCCGAGGAGGATCTGCGCCTGCGCGGGGGGGGTGAGGCGCTGGGGACCCGCCAGGCGGGCCAGGCCCAGTTTCGGCTGGGCCTGCGCGGCGAGGATGAGGCCGCCGCCAGCCGCGCCGCCACGCGCCAGAACGCGCTGATCGAGATGGCAGCCGGGGATGCCGAGGTTCTGCTGACCCGTGATCCGCACCTGACATCGCCGCGCGGGGTTGCGGCGCGGCAACTTCTGCGGCTGTTTGACAAGGAGGGCGCCGTGGCGCTCCTGGCGGCCGGGTGA